One genomic window of Acidobacteriota bacterium includes the following:
- the pyrE gene encoding orotate phosphoribosyltransferase: MSIARQELLEMLARQSFRLGEFKLSSGGTSDYYVDCRTTTLDARGAQLTGQVFLETIREQGWEPDAIGGLTMGADPIVVAVAVTSGKIHGFLVRKAEKQHGTGRRIEGFAQKGARVVIVDDVCTTGSSTIQAIEAAREFGFDVIGAMCLVEREEAKGRPDVEKAAASAPFVSIFTANDVRKQHLKGK; this comes from the coding sequence ATGTCCATCGCACGACAAGAGCTGTTGGAAATGCTAGCGCGGCAGTCATTTCGCCTCGGGGAATTCAAGTTGTCATCCGGCGGAACCAGTGACTATTACGTCGACTGCCGCACCACGACGCTCGACGCGCGTGGGGCGCAATTGACGGGGCAAGTTTTTCTCGAGACAATCCGCGAGCAAGGCTGGGAACCGGATGCGATCGGCGGGCTCACGATGGGTGCCGACCCGATCGTCGTCGCAGTCGCAGTCACCAGCGGCAAGATTCATGGCTTCCTGGTTCGCAAAGCAGAGAAGCAGCACGGCACCGGCCGCCGCATCGAAGGGTTTGCTCAGAAAGGCGCCCGCGTAGTCATCGTAGACGACGTCTGCACTACGGGATCATCGACGATACAAGCCATTGAAGCCGCCCGCGAATTTGGATTCGACGTGATCGGTGCGATGTGCCTGGTCGAACGAGAGGAAGCCAAGGGCCGTCCCGACGTAGAAAAAGCCGCTGCGAGCGCACCGTTTGTTTCGATATTTACTGCCAATGATGTGAGGAAACAACACCTGAAAGGCAAGTGA
- the uvrA gene encoding excinuclease ABC subunit UvrA, which produces MAITKISVRGARQHNLKNIDVEIPRNTLTVITGLSGSGKSSLAFDTIYAEGQRRYVETLSAYARQFLDQMERPDVDAIDGLSPSISIEQKTTSRSPRSTVGTITEIYDYLRLLYSSIGIPHCPTCGKPITRQSAEQIVQRVLALTPDDRVMIMAPIVRGRKGEFKKEMEKLVEHGFSRARVDGELVNLEDDLNLDKRKNHTIEVVIDRLLVKPGIEHRLELSVGLAMKLGGGLVLVSVVNGDETLYSSRLACPDCGISVPQLEPRSFSFNSSYGACPECHGLGSRYDFDPAKVIVDWSKPVLDGGLGPGSASQNLTHGLQLVAEAYKVDLSTPFEKLPDKIQSLLLYGEPARGGKTGFLGILGHLKQNLEGSSSDTYREYLLDYMSATVCPVCHGNRLRPESLAVKVNGMSIADFTSLPVSRALDTARKIKLAGREETIAGRIVHEITERLQFLHEVGLGYISLSRSAATLSGGEGQRIRLATQIGSKLRGVLYVLDEPSIGLHHRDNGRLLSALENLRDLGNTVLVVEHDEETIRRADYVIDLGPGAGRHGGELVASGTPKQILDSADSLTGAYMSGRQSITMLTERRSPNGKAIAILGARENNLKNLDVVFPLGVMTVVTGVSGSGKSTLVNDILYRALAKQLYRSREEPGAHKSITGSDLVDKVIRIDQSPIGRTPRSNPATYTGMFSQIRDLYAMLPESRERGYKPGRFSFNVSGGRCEACQGEGQRRIEMNFLPDVYVQCEVCGGRRYNHETLAVRYKGYSIADVLESPVSDALTILENIPQVKQKLQTLVDVGLGYIHLGQSAVTLSGGEAQRIKLARELSKRQTGKTLYLLDEPTTGLHFDDVRKLLDVLHRLADLGNSVIIIEHNLDVIRNADWVVDLGPEGGEEGGRIVAQGTPEQVARVKKSYTGQALATYFNGVKPAGNAQPSAQEVH; this is translated from the coding sequence ATGGCCATTACGAAGATTTCAGTGCGCGGCGCGCGCCAGCACAACCTGAAGAATATCGACGTGGAGATCCCACGGAACACTCTTACGGTGATTACCGGATTGAGCGGTTCCGGCAAGTCTTCGCTCGCGTTTGACACGATTTACGCCGAAGGCCAGCGGCGGTACGTGGAAACCCTCTCCGCTTACGCCCGCCAGTTTCTCGATCAGATGGAGCGTCCCGACGTGGACGCCATCGACGGCCTGAGCCCGTCGATCTCGATTGAGCAGAAGACCACCAGTCGTAGTCCTCGATCGACGGTAGGAACCATTACCGAGATTTACGACTACCTGCGCTTGCTGTACTCCTCGATTGGAATACCGCACTGCCCCACGTGCGGCAAGCCCATCACGCGCCAATCGGCGGAGCAGATCGTGCAGCGCGTTCTCGCTCTAACTCCGGACGACCGCGTCATGATCATGGCGCCGATCGTACGCGGCCGCAAAGGCGAGTTCAAAAAAGAAATGGAGAAGCTGGTTGAACACGGCTTCAGCCGCGCCCGCGTCGACGGGGAACTGGTCAATCTGGAAGACGATCTCAACCTTGACAAGCGGAAGAATCACACCATCGAAGTCGTGATTGATCGTCTGCTCGTGAAGCCCGGGATCGAGCATCGCCTGGAACTTTCGGTCGGGCTCGCCATGAAGCTGGGCGGCGGCCTGGTGCTCGTTTCTGTCGTCAACGGCGATGAGACTTTGTACTCATCCCGTCTCGCATGCCCCGATTGCGGAATCAGTGTGCCGCAACTCGAGCCCCGATCGTTTTCGTTCAATAGTTCTTACGGCGCCTGCCCGGAATGTCACGGCCTCGGTAGCCGTTACGATTTCGATCCGGCGAAAGTGATCGTGGATTGGTCAAAACCCGTGCTTGACGGCGGTCTTGGTCCGGGATCCGCATCACAAAATCTGACCCATGGATTGCAACTGGTGGCGGAAGCGTACAAGGTTGACTTATCTACGCCCTTTGAAAAACTTCCTGACAAGATCCAGAGTCTTCTGCTCTACGGTGAACCAGCTCGCGGCGGCAAGACCGGCTTCCTCGGAATTCTCGGTCACCTGAAACAGAATCTCGAAGGGTCCAGCTCCGATACCTACCGCGAATATCTGCTCGACTACATGTCGGCGACGGTGTGTCCGGTATGTCATGGCAACCGCCTTCGCCCGGAAAGTCTGGCCGTAAAGGTCAACGGTATGTCGATCGCTGATTTCACTTCGCTCCCGGTGTCGCGGGCCCTCGACACTGCGCGCAAGATCAAGCTCGCGGGCAGGGAAGAGACGATTGCCGGACGCATTGTGCACGAGATCACCGAGCGCCTTCAGTTCCTGCACGAAGTTGGGTTGGGATACATCTCGCTCAGCCGCTCGGCAGCAACCCTTTCTGGCGGCGAAGGGCAGCGTATCCGCCTGGCAACGCAGATTGGCTCCAAGTTGCGCGGCGTTCTCTACGTTCTCGACGAGCCCTCGATTGGCCTGCATCACCGCGACAATGGCCGCCTTCTGTCGGCCCTTGAAAACCTGCGCGACCTCGGCAACACCGTGCTGGTCGTCGAACACGACGAAGAGACGATCCGCCGCGCCGACTACGTAATCGATCTTGGACCCGGCGCCGGACGTCACGGCGGCGAACTCGTCGCCAGCGGCACGCCCAAACAGATTCTGGATTCCGCCGATTCCCTTACCGGCGCGTACATGTCCGGACGGCAGAGCATCACCATGCTGACCGAACGGCGCAGTCCCAATGGCAAAGCAATTGCGATCCTTGGCGCGCGCGAGAACAATCTGAAAAATCTCGACGTGGTCTTTCCTCTCGGAGTAATGACCGTGGTGACCGGCGTCTCCGGTTCGGGGAAATCGACGCTCGTGAATGACATCCTGTACCGCGCGTTGGCGAAACAGCTTTACCGTTCCCGCGAAGAACCCGGCGCGCATAAATCCATCACTGGGTCTGATCTGGTCGACAAAGTGATTCGCATCGACCAGTCGCCCATCGGACGCACGCCGCGCTCGAATCCGGCCACCTATACCGGAATGTTTTCTCAGATCCGCGATCTCTACGCCATGTTGCCCGAGTCGCGCGAACGCGGTTACAAGCCCGGCCGTTTCTCGTTCAATGTCTCCGGCGGACGCTGCGAAGCATGCCAGGGAGAAGGCCAGCGCCGCATCGAGATGAACTTCCTGCCCGATGTGTATGTCCAGTGCGAAGTCTGCGGCGGCCGCCGCTACAATCACGAAACTCTCGCCGTCCGGTACAAGGGATATTCCATCGCCGACGTGCTCGAGTCTCCGGTCTCGGACGCGCTCACGATTCTCGAAAACATTCCGCAGGTAAAACAGAAACTGCAAACGCTGGTCGACGTCGGACTGGGATACATCCATCTCGGTCAATCTGCCGTGACCCTTTCCGGCGGTGAAGCGCAACGCATCAAACTGGCGCGCGAACTGAGCAAGCGCCAGACCGGCAAGACTCTGTATCTGCTGGACGAGCCGACCACAGGCCTGCACTTCGATGACGTCCGCAAACTGCTCGACGTTTTGCACCGCCTTGCCGATCTCGGAAATTCCGTGATCATCATCGAGCACAACCTCGACGTCATCCGCAATGCTGATTGGGTTGTCGACCTTGGCCCTGAAGGTGGAGAAGAAGGCGGACGCATTGTCGCCCAAGGCACTCCGGAGCAGGTCGCGCGCGTGAAAAAGTCTTACACTGGACAGGCGCTCGCCACCTATTTCAACGGTGTGAAACCGGCTGGGAACGCACAACCCAGCGCGCAGGAAGTTCATTGA
- a CDS encoding CPBP family intramembrane metalloprotease, producing the protein MNSFPENADPAPVTASEAVVPGVPDAPPAIVSVAPKDPPWSGWDVLRILLMGVVALFATVVVLLLISSGSSLKGRANALGAHPELEIIGQMGAYVALLGYMYILVTRERHCPRFWDAIRWNWPPSTSWYLLGGVLLQAIFLVIEWKLKRFIPKETPFDALMRRPYTVALIAIFSITLGPLMEELFFRGFLYPVLKRRFAVIAGVFVTTPALQQRCGVAVGVFITALGFGLVHASQYGYSWLSVSLISIVGVVLAIVRENKNSVAAGFLVHVGYNATIMTLLFAATDGFRHMEKLNQ; encoded by the coding sequence TTGAATTCATTTCCAGAAAATGCGGATCCAGCACCCGTAACCGCCAGCGAAGCGGTTGTGCCCGGCGTTCCCGACGCGCCACCCGCCATCGTAAGCGTCGCTCCCAAAGATCCACCCTGGAGCGGCTGGGATGTTCTCCGCATTCTCCTGATGGGAGTAGTCGCGCTGTTCGCGACCGTGGTCGTGCTGCTGCTCATTAGTTCCGGCTCTTCCCTGAAAGGTCGAGCCAATGCCCTGGGTGCGCATCCGGAACTGGAAATCATCGGACAGATGGGAGCCTACGTGGCTCTGCTCGGCTACATGTACATCCTGGTGACCAGGGAGCGGCATTGTCCCCGGTTTTGGGATGCCATTCGCTGGAATTGGCCACCATCGACGAGTTGGTATCTGCTCGGCGGAGTACTGCTGCAGGCGATCTTCCTGGTGATCGAATGGAAACTTAAACGTTTCATTCCCAAAGAAACGCCTTTCGATGCACTCATGCGACGCCCTTACACAGTGGCTCTGATCGCGATTTTCAGCATCACGCTGGGCCCGCTGATGGAAGAACTATTCTTTCGAGGATTTCTCTATCCGGTATTGAAGCGTCGTTTCGCGGTGATCGCGGGTGTCTTCGTCACCACGCCGGCGTTGCAGCAGCGTTGCGGGGTGGCCGTAGGAGTCTTCATCACCGCGCTGGGATTTGGACTGGTGCATGCCTCCCAGTACGGCTACTCGTGGCTCTCAGTGTCGCTGATCTCGATCGTCGGCGTGGTGCTCGCCATTGTTCGTGAAAATAAGAACTCGGTGGCCGCGGGATTCCTTGTGCACGTCGGGTACAACGCAACCATCATGACGCTGCTCTTCGCCGCCACCGACGGCTTCCGGCATATGGAAAAACTGAATCAGTAG